GCATTCCTGCTGTTCCCGGATCCGTGGCCGAAAAAGCGTCATGCCGAACGTCGATTCATTGGCCCCAAAAACCTTGCATTGCTGGCGCGACTTCTCAAAGATGGGGCCGAGTTCCGGGTGGCCAGCGACGATATGCAGTATATTTCCTGGACACTGCAACATATGCACAATCATCCGGATTTCGAATGGCTCGCTGAAAGCCCCGAAGACTGGCGCAATCCGCCCGTTGATTGGGTCAAAACCCGTTATGAACAAAAAGCACTCCGTCAGGGCAAAAAGTGCAACTATTTGCGGTTCCGTCGTAAAAAGCGTTCCTGATCTGCACGGTTTTGTATTGTTATCTGACCCGCACCAAAGGCTTTTCGCTGTGTGCGGGTTTTCTTTTGCGTGAATGACATAACGGCACAATTTCAATAAGTTGAAATTTTAATTGAGAATGATTGTCATGTGCGATATTCATGTTGTTCCACTGATATGACATTGTCGCAAAATCGCTTGTGCCAAATGCCGGTAACAACAATTTTTGCACATAATTCCAAAGGTCCGAACCGTGACACACTGGGATGTCAACATACTGTTCCGAACCTATCGCTCCCGGTTGCTGCATTTTGTGCAGCGGCGGAAGTTGTCGTGGCACATGGCCGACGACATCGTGCAGGACACCTTCCTTCGGGTTGTGGCCACACCATCGCTACCCGATCCGCAATTTGCCCAGTCCTATCTTTTTAGGACGGCCCAAAATCTGGTGATCGATCATTTCCGGCGGGAACGAATACTGACCTTCGTTCAGGAACCCGATAAAGCATTTGAATTCGTTGCCGATGACGCTCCGTCCCCCGAACAGATCGCATGGTCTCGTCAGGAACTGCGCCATCTACAGGCTTCACTGAATGCTTTGCCAAAAAACCTTCGGACTGTTTTCATTCTTGCCCGGCTTGAAGGCAAAACATACGTCGAAATCGGCGAACAACTTGGCATTCCAACACAAACCGCGTTTAGCCGCATGGTCCGTGCCCTGAAACTTGTCAAAGAGGCAATGGATAAATCGGAAAAAAATTGAATGTTGGATCAGAAATATGCGCTTCAGGTTCGTCCCAATAGTTGGGGTGTTTGTGTGATACGCCCAAAGACCATCTGATCAATGACGCACGGAACCCGGCATTCATGGCTATGACAGGTGAAAATCACCTCGCAAATCTGCCCGATACGGTGTCGGAGCAGGCGATCTATTGGTTTGCACTATTGCTTGATGGCAGTGAAACCGAAGAAGACCGTCGGGCATTCGCCCGCTGGGTCGAGGCTGATGCGGCGCATCTTGAGGCCTTTGGCGAGATAGAAAGGCTTTGGAGTGGCAGTACTAGCCTTAATCTTTCAACAGGCAATAAGGTCGGTCGACGTGCCTTTATGACGGGAACGGCGGCAGCGCTTGTCATCAGTGCGGGTTGGGCATTCTCCCCGCGTCACCCTTTTGCCGATATCCGGACTGTAACCGGCGAACGGCATAGTTTTTCCCTTCCCGGCGGTGTCGAGGCCGAACTGGCGAGCGATACCGTTATGTCCTACGTCTCGCGTGACGGGATAAACGGTGTCGAACTCCATAGCGGCGAAGCATGGTTCAATCATTCGGCAACAGGCAACGCCTTTTTTGTTGCTGCTGCCCATGGCGCAAGCTGGTCGTGGGGCGGAAGGCTCGACGTGGCTGCTTATGATGGGGGTGTCACGGTAATCGCCGAACAAAATCCGTTGATTGTTCGTGTTGGCGGCGCGCAAACCCAAGTGGCTGCGGGAAATGCCGTGCGCTATCGAGATGTGCAAATCGGGCGGCCTTACGAGGTTGATCTTTCGGCAGAGCTGGCCTGGCGGAACGGTCAGCTCGTCTTTATGGGGAGGCCGCTCGGCGAAGTCGTCCGCGTTTTGCAGCGCTGGCAGAACGGCAAGATCATGATCATCGGCGAAGAACTCAAATCCCGCCCGGTAACCCTTGTGGTCGACCTTGAACGGTCAAAGGATGTTCTGCCGGTTCTGGCTCGTGTTCTGTCGATCAATGTGCATCGGTTTACAGATTACCTGACGGTCATTCGCGCCGCCTGACCCTCTCAAATTCCAAAATCACCAATCGATATGATCCTTCGGTTCGGTCAGAATATTTTGATAATAAAAATTATTATCAAAAAAATGCAATGAATATCAGATATCTGAATTTCAGCCTCGTCTAACTGAGTAACGAAATAAAGAATGAGACGCAATCTCATATGTATGCATTCGTGACTCAGGAGACAAAAAGAATGCTCTCGAACGGGGTGGGTCGCATTGTCGACACCAACAAAATAATTCGTAAATCCAGTACACCTATTGGGGGTGTTCGCACAATTGCCCTGACAGCCGTTGGCAGTGGCATGATTGCTTTGATGCCGCTTGCCGTGGAGGCTCAAACCCGGGGCGCAGAAATATTGCAACAGGCTAACAAGGCTGAAATTGCGCAGGTCGCTGAAGAGGGCGTGACCTTGTCAAATGATATGCTCTCATTTGACATATCCGCACAACCGCTTGCCATGGCATTGGTCGATTTTTCGCGTGTATCGGGGATTGATGTTGCCGTGGACGGGACATTGCCCGACGGTACACAAAGCGTTGCCGTACAGGGGAATATGACGGCTGGCGCAGCCCTTGATCGCATGTTGTCGCAAAGCGGTTTGATCTGGAACGCCGTCCATCCGACAACCATTTCCATCATTGATCCTGTACGGGAAGATGCCGGTAACGCCTCAATCATAACTGTTCCGGTCACCGTAACGGCGACTGAACGGGCGCTTGGTCCTAATGGGGTACCGGACAAAGTGTATGAAACGCCGGGCTCGGTAGCGGTAATTACCCAGGAAAGTATGCGAAAGTCGCCCGTACGCGAAGCGCGCGAGATTTTCAACAATGTTGCCGGTGTGGATATTTCCAATGACGCGCGTGACCCCGGTTTGACAGTCAACGTTCGCGGTCAGCAGGAAATGGGGCGCGTGAACGTCAATATCGACGGCGCGCGTCAGAACTATAATCAGATGACACATGGCACATCTTCTCGTGTGTATCTGGACCCTGCTTTGTTGGCAGAAGTGGAGATCGAGAAATCCAATCTCAACCAGAATGGTGGTGCCGGATCTTCTGCAGGTATCGTCACAATGCGTACCCTCAATACACAAGACATTCTTGATGATGGCGAAAAATGGGGCGGCAAGGTAAATGTCAGCCACGGCACGAATGATTACGAATTTGCGGGCGATGCTGCTGGAGGTGTTAGGCTTGCGCCAAGGTTTGACATCTCAGCCGCGGTAAGCCGGAAGGTCATTGGTGACTATAGTCCGGGGAAACGCAATCCAGCCCTGTTTACTGACGGAAACGGCAATTATCACGATGTACACAGTTCCAGACCTGAATACACTTTCCTTCGCCAGACATCCGGTTTGGTGAAAGCGAATGTCCATCTTACAGATGATCAGGAACTGAATCTTGGGTATGTTGGCTCAAAAAGCAATTACACCAAAACCAACGACGTCACGAATACAAGACCGGATCTGAACGAAACCAAAACCCATACCCTGACCGCCAAGCACAACTGGAATCCGTCGACTGATTTGGTCGATCTGGATACGCACGTTTATTGGACCCGAACAGAAAGTCACCAATACAGGCCAACCAGATTTAACACCAGTGGATCAGTTAGCCAGAACCCCTACGACACGGACTATACGCTTGATACGACAGGGATTGATTTGGCCAACAGTAGCAAGTTCGAGCTATATTCAGTGGGTGATGGCCTGAGCAAGGTTAGCTTTGACTATGGTACCGAGTTCTTTCACGACCGGGCAAAGACAACCTCGGAGGTCGAGGACCTTGGAGGATCAGGTTCTGCCTATCAGGCAGAAGGAACAACCCCATCCGGGGAGCGTGATGTCTATGGTGGGCATGTAACGGCGACATATGGCTGGAACGACGTGTTTCAAATCAATGGTGGTTTTCGCTACGACCGTTACGAATTGACAGGTGACTCGTATTGGTGTGAAGCGTTACCCGGCGGT
The Thalassospira xiamenensis M-5 = DSM 17429 DNA segment above includes these coding regions:
- a CDS encoding FecR family protein, translated to MAMTGENHLANLPDTVSEQAIYWFALLLDGSETEEDRRAFARWVEADAAHLEAFGEIERLWSGSTSLNLSTGNKVGRRAFMTGTAAALVISAGWAFSPRHPFADIRTVTGERHSFSLPGGVEAELASDTVMSYVSRDGINGVELHSGEAWFNHSATGNAFFVAAAHGASWSWGGRLDVAAYDGGVTVIAEQNPLIVRVGGAQTQVAAGNAVRYRDVQIGRPYEVDLSAELAWRNGQLVFMGRPLGEVVRVLQRWQNGKIMIIGEELKSRPVTLVVDLERSKDVLPVLARVLSINVHRFTDYLTVIRAA
- a CDS encoding RNA polymerase sigma factor, whose translation is MTHWDVNILFRTYRSRLLHFVQRRKLSWHMADDIVQDTFLRVVATPSLPDPQFAQSYLFRTAQNLVIDHFRRERILTFVQEPDKAFEFVADDAPSPEQIAWSRQELRHLQASLNALPKNLRTVFILARLEGKTYVEIGEQLGIPTQTAFSRMVRALKLVKEAMDKSEKN
- a CDS encoding TonB-dependent receptor, which produces MLSNGVGRIVDTNKIIRKSSTPIGGVRTIALTAVGSGMIALMPLAVEAQTRGAEILQQANKAEIAQVAEEGVTLSNDMLSFDISAQPLAMALVDFSRVSGIDVAVDGTLPDGTQSVAVQGNMTAGAALDRMLSQSGLIWNAVHPTTISIIDPVREDAGNASIITVPVTVTATERALGPNGVPDKVYETPGSVAVITQESMRKSPVREAREIFNNVAGVDISNDARDPGLTVNVRGQQEMGRVNVNIDGARQNYNQMTHGTSSRVYLDPALLAEVEIEKSNLNQNGGAGSSAGIVTMRTLNTQDILDDGEKWGGKVNVSHGTNDYEFAGDAAGGVRLAPRFDISAAVSRKVIGDYSPGKRNPALFTDGNGNYHDVHSSRPEYTFLRQTSGLVKANVHLTDDQELNLGYVGSKSNYTKTNDVTNTRPDLNETKTHTLTAKHNWNPSTDLVDLDTHVYWTRTESHQYRPTRFNTSGSVSQNPYDTDYTLDTTGIDLANSSKFELYSVGDGLSKVSFDYGTEFFHDRAKTTSEVEDLGGSGSAYQAEGTTPSGERDVYGGHVTATYGWNDVFQINGGFRYDRYELTGDSYWCEALPGGFTSQQCGSGNDVPLDVDLSEDRVSPSFGASVTPFPGLQLFANYRENLRAPTVMEAMFKGMHIGDQPVTYFSNANLKAEEVETKEVGVNFMFDNVIKQGDGFRAKLSYYRSTIDNYTTVGFVPLPSLPSVNWPSVGAGMVNLSDPVYMTGTELEAFYDAGEYYFGGTLTTSDIDLIGNYNQFILDTTYSTAAQNAATYGTVGGLFGIYAPPKRKYTLDGGFRLFDQDLVLGMRATFVYPEENYGSQVGSVSLSTVGGEYYKYRVFDFYSSYDINDAVKLRFAVNNLFDEGYVQGSGGTYAPAPGRTAIISLSGNF